A DNA window from Clavibacter sepedonicus contains the following coding sequences:
- a CDS encoding metallophosphoesterase family protein encodes MTASLVLLSDTHLPRRAKDLPRALWRAIDAADVVVHAGDWVDEAALDALEARAGRLLACWGNNDPAGLRARLPETARAVIEGIRFAVTHETGASTGRERRMDAAFPETDVLVFGHSHIPWDTVTPAGLRLLNPGSPTDRRRQPDFTWMTATADAGRLDVELHRSATRD; translated from the coding sequence GTGACCGCATCGCTCGTGCTCCTCAGCGACACCCACCTCCCCAGGCGCGCGAAGGACCTGCCGCGGGCGCTGTGGCGGGCGATCGACGCCGCCGACGTCGTGGTCCACGCGGGCGACTGGGTCGACGAGGCAGCGCTCGACGCGCTCGAGGCGCGCGCGGGCCGGCTGCTCGCGTGCTGGGGCAACAACGACCCCGCCGGGCTCCGCGCCCGGCTGCCGGAGACGGCGCGTGCCGTGATCGAGGGGATCCGGTTCGCGGTGACGCACGAGACCGGCGCGTCCACGGGCCGCGAGCGGCGGATGGACGCGGCGTTCCCCGAGACCGACGTGCTGGTCTTCGGTCACAGCCACATTCCGTGGGACACCGTGACGCCCGCGGGGCTGCGGCTCCTCAACCCCGGCTCCCCCACCGACCGTCGCCGCCAGCCTGACTTCACGTGGATGACCGCGACGGCCGATGCGGGACGGCTCGACGTGGAGCTGCACCGGTCGGCGACGCGCGACTAG